From Amycolatopsis sp. YIM 10, the proteins below share one genomic window:
- a CDS encoding recombinase family protein, whose product MLKLANASGVPTFMYARISEDRIGGGLGEVRQLEDQCEIFERFGLRLAGVYVDNDISAYSGKRRPDYEAMLDGLRAGRARAVTAWHTDRLHRSPTELEEYIAVCDPGGVTTYTVKAGHLDLSTPSGRMVARQLGAVARFESEHKADRIKAKRLQAAKEGRWQGGPRPFGFEPDGVKHRKIEADEIAEGTKSVLAGVKVHTVVKGVNERGVRTTTGRLFSGPAFQDVLMRPRNAGLAVYQGEVIGKAEWKRIVSPAKWRAVVSILKDPARRSSPGNRVRWFGSGLYLCETCGRPSLRCSTVGKNTRSVYRCRSTNNQFSKGHVARDARMLDDFAERLIVHRLAQPDAIDLLRTRRDVVDVAELHAESIALREQMDELARAFADRKVSISQLTAGSEPMQKRLDDITADIAAASLADPLAGLVGVGNVADIWFGTKPDRSDGLDLDRRRAAFDALATVTVLKTGRGRPPKDGRLDPKTVRVEWKRDAAA is encoded by the coding sequence TTGCTCAAGCTCGCCAACGCAAGCGGTGTACCCACGTTCATGTATGCCCGCATCTCCGAGGACCGTATCGGCGGCGGCCTCGGTGAGGTACGCCAGCTTGAGGACCAGTGCGAAATTTTTGAGCGGTTCGGATTGCGTCTGGCGGGGGTTTACGTCGACAACGACATCTCGGCCTACTCAGGCAAGCGGCGGCCGGACTACGAGGCGATGCTCGACGGCCTGCGTGCCGGTCGTGCTAGAGCTGTAACCGCGTGGCACACCGACCGTCTCCACCGGAGCCCGACCGAACTCGAGGAATACATCGCGGTGTGCGACCCGGGCGGCGTGACAACGTACACCGTGAAGGCTGGACACCTGGACCTCTCCACTCCGTCCGGCCGCATGGTCGCCCGTCAGCTCGGCGCCGTTGCTCGGTTCGAGTCCGAGCACAAGGCGGACCGAATCAAGGCGAAGCGGCTGCAAGCGGCAAAAGAGGGTCGCTGGCAGGGCGGCCCGCGCCCGTTCGGTTTCGAGCCCGACGGCGTGAAGCACCGCAAGATCGAAGCCGACGAGATCGCCGAGGGTACTAAGTCCGTGCTCGCCGGCGTCAAGGTGCACACGGTGGTCAAGGGCGTGAATGAACGCGGCGTGCGGACCACCACCGGCCGCCTGTTCAGCGGCCCCGCCTTTCAGGATGTGCTCATGCGTCCGCGCAATGCCGGCCTGGCCGTCTATCAGGGCGAGGTGATCGGCAAGGCCGAATGGAAGCGGATTGTGTCCCCCGCGAAGTGGCGAGCCGTCGTCTCGATCCTCAAGGACCCGGCACGCCGGAGCAGCCCCGGCAATCGGGTCCGCTGGTTCGGGTCCGGGCTGTACTTGTGCGAGACGTGCGGGCGCCCGAGCTTGCGCTGCTCGACCGTCGGCAAGAACACGAGGTCGGTCTATCGGTGCCGTTCTACTAACAACCAGTTCTCCAAAGGTCACGTGGCACGCGACGCTCGGATGCTCGACGACTTCGCCGAGCGCCTCATCGTTCATCGGCTCGCCCAGCCGGACGCAATCGACCTTCTCAGGACTCGGCGGGACGTCGTCGACGTCGCCGAGCTGCACGCCGAGAGCATCGCTCTTCGGGAACAAATGGACGAACTCGCTCGCGCGTTCGCCGACCGCAAGGTTTCGATTTCTCAGCTCACGGCCGGCTCCGAACCTATGCAGAAGAGGCTCGACGACATAACCGCGGATATCGCCGCGGCGAGCCTGGCTGATCCTCTCGCCGGCCTGGTGGGTGTCGGCAACGTTGCCGACATCTGGTTCGGCACGAAGCCGGACCGATCAGACGGCCTCGACCTCGACCGTCGCCGCGCTGCATTCGATGCCCTGGCGACGGTGACTGTGCTGAAGACTGGCCGCGGCCGGCCGCCGAAGGACGGGCGGCTAGACCCGAAGACGGTCCGTGTCGAGTGGAAGAGGGACGCGGCCGCGTGA
- the cutA gene encoding divalent-cation tolerance protein CutA produces MASEHVIVASTTDSEERAGALAAGAIDARLAACAQVVGPITSVYRWEGAVQTDPEWRVEFKTAADRVPALTEHIKANHTYDVPEIIATPINGGSAEYLAWLIDETRENAG; encoded by the coding sequence ATGGCCTCCGAACACGTGATCGTCGCGTCCACCACTGACAGCGAAGAACGCGCCGGCGCGCTCGCCGCGGGTGCAATCGACGCTCGACTCGCTGCCTGCGCGCAGGTAGTCGGCCCCATCACCAGCGTCTACCGCTGGGAGGGCGCCGTGCAGACGGACCCCGAATGGCGAGTCGAGTTCAAGACGGCGGCCGACCGCGTGCCGGCTCTTACCGAGCACATCAAGGCGAACCACACGTACGACGTCCCGGAGATCATTGCGACGCCGATCAACGGCGGTAGTGCCGAGTATCTCGCGTGGCTGATCGACGAAACGCGCGAGAACGCCGGCTAG